The window GGGTGCCTGCAGATCTAAACTCCTCACCTGCAGGTTTGGGGGTACTTGCATGCGAGAGGCTTCCATTGGGCTGAGTACTATCCCCAGTTGGGAATTCCAGACTCATCCGTGGTTTAGGCTGATATTCCCTTCTAGGCTGAGATGAAGCTTGTCTTATTCTGCATTGAAAAGAGAACGGGAAGGGGGCAAGATTAGTAGCCAATtaagaagcaaagagaaaagcaaaaatatccACTAAATGCTAGACTACCAATATATTATTACAGAGCGTGGGAAATCTGAAAGGACCCTAGTTTTTTCATGCATGTATATCTATGCTTTTGCTGATGTGCCATTATGATCATACACTCATTCACTTCATTCTTTCAATCCCTTAATCTTCTCAATGCCTCTTCCTCCTTCATTTACTGAGTGCTAACTAGGCAAACATGCACTTTGCAGAGTGCCAGGAACACAATGATGAATAAGACATAGTTCTTGCTCTCAAGCAGCTTATGCTTTGTAAGGAAGTGAGAGCATAAACAACTGATTGCACTAAATTGTACTAAGTGCTATCATAGAGATGTGTGAGGTGCTACAGTTACAATGGGCAGGAGGGATGAGGTGGGGGAATGGAGATTACTTCCCCACGGGGAAGATGAAGAAGGTTtagagaagcaggaaaaaggtATGTAGGAGTTGTTTCCAGATGAACTGTGGAAGAAAACCATTCTATGCAGAGCATGAGGAGAAGGCTTAAAGGGAGATAGGAAATACTGTGTGCTGTGAGAGGgggaaaggaatgaaagagaggggAAGGTAGAAAGGATGACCAACAAATACATTCTTCACAACTCCAAAGAATATACCCCAGTTTTAGATATTCAATAAGCAAAGTAGATAACAGATTTGCAAGGGTGGGGAGGTATTTATGGGATGGTGAATTTAGAATGATTCTGACTTtgaatattttcagatgaaaaaaagtGGCCCATTCATAATCAAAAGATGTCACAAAAGATATATTTCTCTCGCATTTTGAATGTAAATCTTGATTTCTCATATAAGGCATCAAGGGAGGCAGGATGTGTGATATGATGGAAAAACTTTTGTCTTCTCTGAGACTCATCTATAACATAAGGGGGTTGGATCAGGTGTTATTTTGGATTTCCTCCAGCTATAATACTCTCAGCATTCTTGGTACTCTTCATATTGTATCTTACGCCATGATCTAGCTGAGTCCATGGAGGCAACACCATCCCATGAATCAGGAGCTGGAGTGGGGCTCTGGGTGTAGGGAAGGAGCACCATAATTCAGGCCACTCCTCATGTCACAGTATTTCTCTTGAGTAGTCAGGCAAACACAGGTTGTTTGCATAAACACATTCACGCCCCAGGCCATGCATCTCTGGGTGGTGGCAAAGTCCTGATTTGTTCACCATGCTTCCCCTGCCACTTGTCAGGACCAAGATAGTTAAAACCTTTCTGGAGGCTTTAGAAATGAACATCCATCTCCATAATGGTGCATGGAAGGAAGATGCACTACCAAAGCACTAGTCAGAGAAGATACTGAGATGGAAATAGGTAAGGAGGCTTCCAACAGTATGACACAATATGTCTGGAGCCTTCAGTATGCATTTAGCCACTTCTTCAGCTATGAGTCTAATCTGTCCATAATACGGGAACAAGCGTTGTTCAATTGATCGTCTGATATACATGTTGAACAAAACCACCCTGCTTAATCTGGCTAAATAAAATAACGCATGTGGCTGTGCAGGCTGTGCCTTTACAATTCCACAGAGCTCTGTTCACATGGAAAATTACTCCAGCCCAACTCGGGGGCACATCTAAGGAGGTGGAAGAGGAAGATGAAGGCAGCTCTGATAGGGGAGGACTTTATCATCATTTCAAGAAACATAAGGTacgaaaaaaaatacaagttttCCAATATGACAGGCTTGACTGTGAATCTCAGTTTCATAGCTATATGACTCTGGGCTAGTAGCTACATcatctccctgagcctcagtttgctcattctGTTAGGAGAGGTTAAGAATACTTAGCTTACATAGCTGATATGAGGACTGAAGATAAAATATACTCTGTACCCACACGTATTTCTGCTCAGAAAATCACATCCATTATCAATAGAAGCATCCTGGTATTCCATCTGTGGCAGCCAAAATATAATTCAAGTATTGACCTCTCATAAACAAAAGTGTCAAtcgaacaaagcaaaacaaagcacaagacaaaacaaaataaaaacaaacaatcccaAGGATGCCTGGGTAGGATCAGCAGGAATTTGGGCATAAATTTGCTTCCAAATATGTTCTAttattcctatttctttacaCACCACTTTAttggaagaaaatgcaaatttaaaaagagggaaCTGCAAAATACCTTTCTTCCAGTCTGACAGTGACTTGCTGCAGTATCTGGACGGCCTGCTTGTGGTATTCTAGCTGGGCTTGCACGAGTGCAGAAAGCTGGCTCACCTGTTCAATCTGCAgatcaatgggagaaaatcatGAGCCTAAGTTACCAGGTCACATTCTTAAGCAACTAATACTGCTCAGTACATATGGCAGAGCTGCTGTCCCCAACTCATAATCTGCTTGGTGAAGGTGAGGATTGCATGGTGAGCCAGGCTATGACAGAAATCTCTAAGTAAGGTTCCAAATTGATAAATACCGTCTTTGCTTGGAAACTCCAATACCATGAGGAAAAGCAACATTGATAAGAATCCTCAAGAACATCACATAACTCATTAAATAGTCTCATTCTTACCTacaacattctgattagtatttggcttcttttattgatttcctgtcTGTAaaatatgcattgactaaagGACGTGACTCTTGGCTCCCCATATATTTCAGTCTAGTTTACTATTATTGCTGCTAATAAAATATGAATCTTGATTTCTCATATAAGGCATCAAGGGAGGCAGGATGTGTGGTATGATGGAAAAACTTTCGTCTTCTCTGAGACTCATCTATAACATAAGGGGGTTGGATCAGGTGTTATTTTGGATTTCCTCCAGTTATAATATTCTAAGCATCCTTGGTACTCTTCATATTGTATCTTATGCCGTGATCTAGCTGAGTCCAAGGAGGCAACACCATCCCATGAATCAGGAGCTGGAGTGGGGCCCTGGGTGTAGGGAAGGAGCACCATAATTCAGGCCACTCCTCATGTCACAGTATTTCTCTTGAGTAGTCAGGCAAACACAGGTTGTTTGCATAAACACATTCACGCCCCAGGCCATGCATCTCTGGGTGGTGGCAAAGTCCTGATTTGTTCACCATGCTTCCCCTGCCACTTGTCAGGACCAAGACAGTTAAATAATAAGCACAAAAGGCTGTATAATATCTTAGCAGCAATTGGTCAGCAACTCACATGGGGCAGGGAAGTGAAAATGAACAAGGACAGGAAAGCTGGTTACTAAGTCCTGTTACATGAGTGCATATGACTTCAAGTGTACACAACTCAACAGAATATAACTTCTAAAGTCATGAATAATAAATTAGTACTCTAGAAATATGAGATAAACCACCTAATCTATGCCACAGATATAGTTTCTATGGTATAATCATCAATCTcaatagaaattaagaaaaaaaaatgtcaattttacttCAAAATACAAAACCTATGTTGGGCATTCAGTGTTAAATGTATTTCAGTTGATATTCTTCTACAATATGAAGTCATCTACCCTGTGCTTCAGTGGAATATTTGGTTAGGTGATTGGGCTTTTACATGGATCATGAGAAACATTCTTTACCTTCCCACTGCTGGTAATACTTTTAGATTTATTAGTATTAGTCAAATTACAGGAATGCAGAAAAGGCTTCGGCATGTCTCAATCTGCTTCAcagtttataattatttaaaagaaagaaacacctAGTAAAGGTCTCATCATATAGTATAAtctaatattaacatttttagtTACATAATTCTTTAGCCCATTAATAATTTGCTACAAATGGCAAGATTTAATTAAAAAACCACTGGCGAGTCACTCACGTCCATCTCTAGGAGATTAAACATGCTCGACTCAGCAATTTCTTTAGACTCATCAAATTTCTCCAGAGCTTGACGGAGTTCTTCATCTGGAATCTTTCCCTGTCGTTTCTTCTTATAATCAAAGTCCAGGCGTCGACCCTCCAACTTCTTTAGATGATGCTGAAAAAGTCAATGGTAGGAATATGCTTTCACAGGACCTATGCAAAAAGTCTTTTTCCTGCTGAATTTCCCATCATGCCCCATTACTTCCAAAataagacagttttttttttctttttttttttttttacatgggcaggcacggggaatcgaacccaggtcctctagcatcataggcaagcattcttgccattgagccaccgtggcccgcccactaaGTTTTAAAATAGCATGTCATCAGAGAATGAAGGAAACACATCAGCTGCGCAAACACAAAGGCTAAATGTAGataataaatgcttttaaaaataggtaagaatatgaaataaattatggaaaataCTAGTACCCTTTATTTTCTGGCCTTCTGGCCAAAAAGCAACATGGAATATGCCTTTTCCGTCCCATGACAGAATCTGGGGATGTGTGTACACACTCTTGCATACATATACATAAGGTCCACAAGTCTCATTTTCAAAAGTGAGTGTACCTCacgagaaggcagtgggaaaatactttgttgaaataaatgagaaaaacagtgtttttgcttttaaaatcttaGAATGTTAGTGTTGAAAGGGACCTGTTTTTGAGGCAATCCAGTCTACTGAAACCATCTAAGTTGCTCATTAAAAAATGGGTTCCTCATCCCCTGACCTAGTATATCTAGGGCTGGAGCACATGTGACTGATGTGCTCAAAAAGGTAGCTTTTGGGAAGCACTGACTTAGTTTAAGTCCCCCATTAATTTTGACAGTTAATGAAACTCAGTTATGAAATCTAAAATGCAAAGGATCTCATTTAATGTTCCATGCTCAACTtcaaacccactgccctcccctccttgcCATATTAATTATCTTCAATGAATGgttgccctgcctctgccccaaaTCTCCAATGACCATGTGGGGAAGTAGTTTCCCAAAgccaaaaagtattttttttcctgagggttatatccttatacaataCTAACAGATGTGAGAAAACgctagattttttttcctcctgggtATGAATGGagtggaaaggaaggaaatgaaaaaaaataaaataaaaaacaacattgTGGGGATTGGTGAAGAAAATGGGAAGTCAAGCAGGAagaattatatctcaaaacttccctttcactgcatcccattcCCTCAATATATGTGCCTCATTCAAactaaatattcttttaaaataattgaaccTGTAGTCAGGTGTAGGGTAGAGCACTGGATTTAGAGTTATGTTTTGGATTAGGTGTGAGTCTGACACTTAGTAACTGCGTGACCTTGAGCAAATGGTTAAGTCTGAAGGAGATTTAAGCTAGGAAGAAAGAAATCTAGAAGACACATCATTTAAAGTTATGGCAGTCAAAAAAATTAAGCTTAAGatagatttaataaatatttgttgaatgaatgagcaaataaatactTAATATCAATTTAGAGGCCAATCCGGTTAAACGTTATTTATTAGAAATAGTTCAATTGAGCTATCTGATTTTAGAAAGAGGACAGTTTTGGGTATTCTTACTCAATCGTAACaatcatgaaaatataaaaacatgggGTTTTAGATGCAGTAACTTTACTTATGCTAATGACAGGTGCAGATAGTATTTTAGAGGGACAATGAACCAATAAAACTGtagaataattaataaaattggtTGTTTTCAGGGAAAGGATAATTATACTTCTGGTGAAAAATGTTCAATATGAAcaatgaacagaaagaaggcaAATGTAATACTCATGAGTGATGTAGTCATAACATCATAACAAGAGGGCAAAAGATATTGCAGGTTTGGTTTCTCTCCATTTATCTTGGGAATTGTTTTGTAAGTCATGTGCCCAGTGTTGATAGCTAGCAAGGCAGGCTAAAACatgctttttaaaggaaaaggacACCTGCATTAATTCTATTTAACCACACACTTCCCAGAAGACTAGGGTGTAGATACCTGAATTTCCCTCAGATCTTTGTCATGAAGATTCTGAAGGGGGTCAATAAAGTTCTGTTTCACCTCCATGTCCAAAGAGTCTTTCACCTCTGAGAGTTCCCGCATTGCTTCCCCCACGTCCCCGAGGGCTGGGCCTGCAATGGGAGAATGAATCTCTTCTATGTAAAAGAGCAAAGATGTAAAGTATTTGCAGCAACAGGGCCCTTCACAGATAAAAACCCAGGTTTACTGCTTGCCTTCTGAAGACAACCTAGACAAGGGAGAGAATATAATGGCTTCCAGAGAACAGTGTATTTTCTACTCACAGTGGATTATACAGGGCAAAAGACTCGATGCGTTCTAAAGctattttattccttattataaagaaagtaaaaaatgtgcttttcttCAAAGATTTGGGAAGCTCCCTTGCCTCTCTCGTAAGTACCAGCTTTCCCTAACTGGTGAAATGATGTGCCTTATGGCCAATTCTTTGAGCAGAAGCAAACACCAGGAATAGAGAGGCAGATTTAACCAGAAAGGATAGTTATTTGTTAAGATCACACTTCACAAGGGGGTGAAAACAAAGTGTTTAGTATGGTAGCTAAACCATACTAGCTTCTGAGTATTGAAGGAAAAAGGGGTGAAGGAATAAACGAAAGTCTCATCCAGGGCAGTAGAAACAGTtactaagaaacaaaagaatagagATCTAAGAGAAAGCCCATGGAAAAGGGAGCTGAGTATAACATGCTGCATTTTCACTGCTCACTCTGCCTCGATATTCAGTTACTGCCAGACAAGCCAACTGAAAATTTTCAGGCACCTGAGCATATCAACCAAAGCTATGGCAAAGATTAAGATTTCatcagggaaaaaaacaaaccaaccctAAAGTAGATCAtgttaaaaatgattaaattctgaaaaaaattttgGGCCATGTGCACATGacataaaactaaaaatcaaaatgtaaaatgatttgAATAACTTTTTGCAGAGGGTCTACTGGTGCCAAAATCCCCACGGacaaacaaaagaattgaaatgtgAGCAAGCATCATTACCAAAGTTGCAGTCATCTCCAAGCTCTCTTCCAAACTTGAGCATGGCCTCTGCAAGCAGTGCTTCTGCCTGAGGATAGCCTGGCCCTTTCTCTTGGCCGCGGATTTTTGACATTGTATTAATCATGCTGAGTTTAGCTCTGGAAGCTGAAGGCAAAGAGACAGCAGGTTTTCAAGTCAGACAATGTGGTATAGTGGAAATAGGACTACTACTCCCCAGGAAACTGGGGAATGAGGCcttaaaccagcctacaaaccAGCTCAGACACTTAAAAGTATACCTTAAGCTTCTGGGCTTGATGGATTCACAAAGATAGatggacagatttttaaaaactcttcttAAAATCTTATGAAGACCTAAGTAGGAAAGACAAAGCTACTCTGAATGAAATAGGCTCCTACCTCCCTTTCTTGTAGCCTTCCCTATCCTCATTTTATTGTGGTGATCCCAGCAGTACTACTGAGTGACTCCATGGAGAGCATTTTGAAAATGACTAGATTATGGGCTCTTCAAATTTAGGATAACAGTTTTATATTTCAATTCTAAGAGTCTATGAATTAAAGAAATTAATGGCATTCTTGCAACGTGGGCCTTATGCCATGTTTCACTTATACAATGTATAAACAGAACTATTTTCAAAACCATTTCTCAACTAAGATTCTGATGGTAAACacttccagaagaagaaatactgtGTTCAT of the Tamandua tetradactyla isolate mTamTet1 chromosome 2, mTamTet1.pri, whole genome shotgun sequence genome contains:
- the SH3GL2 gene encoding endophilin-A1 isoform X2; this translates as MRKVSEKVGGAEGTKLDDDFKEMERKVDVTSRAVMEIMTKTIEYLQPNPASRAKLSMINTMSKIRGQEKGPGYPQAEALLAEAMLKFGRELGDDCNFGPALGDVGEAMRELSEVKDSLDMEVKQNFIDPLQNLHDKDLREIQHHLKKLEGRRLDFDYKKKRQGKIPDEELRQALEKFDESKEIAESSMFNLLEMDIEQVSQLSALVQAQLEYHKQAVQILQQVTVRLEERIRQASSQPRREYQPKPRMSLEFPTGDSTQPNGSLSHASTPKPAGAPMDQPCCRALYDFEPENEGELGFKEGDIITLTNQIDENWYEGMLHGQSGFFPINYVEILVPLPH
- the SH3GL2 gene encoding endophilin-A1 isoform X1 — encoded protein: MSVAGLKKQFHKATQKVSEKVGGAEGTKLDDDFKEMERKVDVTSRAVMEIMTKTIEYLQPNPASRAKLSMINTMSKIRGQEKGPGYPQAEALLAEAMLKFGRELGDDCNFGPALGDVGEAMRELSEVKDSLDMEVKQNFIDPLQNLHDKDLREIQHHLKKLEGRRLDFDYKKKRQGKIPDEELRQALEKFDESKEIAESSMFNLLEMDIEQVSQLSALVQAQLEYHKQAVQILQQVTVRLEERIRQASSQPRREYQPKPRMSLEFPTGDSTQPNGSLSHASTPKPAGAPMDQPCCRALYDFEPENEGELGFKEGDIITLTNQIDENWYEGMLHGQSGFFPINYVEILVPLPH
- the SH3GL2 gene encoding endophilin-A1 isoform X3, with translation MERKVDVTSRAVMEIMTKTIEYLQPNPASRAKLSMINTMSKIRGQEKGPGYPQAEALLAEAMLKFGRELGDDCNFGPALGDVGEAMRELSEVKDSLDMEVKQNFIDPLQNLHDKDLREIQHHLKKLEGRRLDFDYKKKRQGKIPDEELRQALEKFDESKEIAESSMFNLLEMDIEQVSQLSALVQAQLEYHKQAVQILQQVTVRLEERIRQASSQPRREYQPKPRMSLEFPTGDSTQPNGSLSHASTPKPAGAPMDQPCCRALYDFEPENEGELGFKEGDIITLTNQIDENWYEGMLHGQSGFFPINYVEILVPLPH